A region from the Halobacillus mangrovi genome encodes:
- a CDS encoding YczE/YyaS/YitT family protein, whose product MKRIYLRSIYYTAGIVILTLGIALTIQSKLGTSPFDALLVGLYRTYGLTIGSWEIVVGFSMIIFNSIAEKRRPELIALFTSLLTGAGIDFWVHIFRGWIEPESIIPQYVCLLVGLVISGLGIAVNLQADFAPNPFDRMMLVLRNLTGLNVSFSRAIISIVLVILAAFFGGAIGIGTLIIAVLSGFVIHFFMGYTNRLDGWLSETTPTYQKQ is encoded by the coding sequence TTGAAGCGTATCTACCTCAGAAGCATTTATTACACCGCAGGCATCGTCATTTTGACTCTGGGCATTGCTTTGACAATTCAGTCAAAGTTAGGTACTTCTCCTTTTGACGCACTCCTCGTAGGCTTATATCGAACGTATGGCTTAACGATTGGAAGCTGGGAAATCGTCGTTGGTTTCTCAATGATCATATTTAATTCCATTGCCGAAAAACGGCGTCCTGAATTAATTGCTTTGTTCACTTCACTATTAACAGGGGCAGGCATCGATTTTTGGGTTCACATATTCAGGGGGTGGATTGAACCGGAGTCCATCATCCCTCAATACGTATGCTTATTAGTCGGATTAGTCATTTCTGGTTTGGGCATTGCTGTCAATTTGCAGGCTGACTTTGCTCCTAACCCTTTTGACCGCATGATGCTTGTTCTAAGAAATTTAACCGGATTGAACGTTTCTTTTTCAAGAGCCATCATCAGTATCGTTCTCGTTATTCTCGCCGCCTTCTTCGGAGGAGCGATAGGAATTGGTACTTTGATCATCGCTGTCTTGAGCGGATTTGTCATTCATTTTTTCATGGGGTATACCAATCGTTTGGACGGATGGTTATCAGAAACAACCCCAACGTATCAAAAGCAATAA
- the hmpA gene encoding NO-inducible flavohemoprotein, with translation MTSKVGLDQRTVDIIKSTVPVLAEHGEAITKHFYQKMFKDHPELKNIFNQTHQKVGDQPRALADTVYAAAQHIDQLEKILPRVKEIAHKHRSLNVKPEHYPIVGEYLLIAIKDVLGENATDEIIEAWGEAYGLIADVFIQVEDGMYKETARQEGGWTGFRNFSVIKKVRESDVITSFYLKPADGEAVPSYLPGQYLTIKAEIEGDQYDHLRQYSLSDAPGKDYYRISVKREDGLEEKPAGVVSTWLHQEVEEGDVLPVSAPAGDFHLDLSTKRPLVLISGGVGFTPLLSMLNTVKENYPERDIYFIHAARNGSVHALKEEMVLGGHGKTMFIYENPNATDLQEKAYDKGGYIDLEWLKRSVPHESEFYFCGPKGFMKAIYQSLRQWEVPESQIHFEFFGPKGSLEA, from the coding sequence ATGACTTCAAAAGTGGGATTAGACCAAAGAACGGTGGACATTATTAAATCGACGGTGCCTGTATTAGCGGAGCACGGAGAAGCGATTACTAAACATTTTTATCAGAAAATGTTCAAAGATCACCCAGAATTAAAAAATATCTTTAATCAAACTCACCAGAAAGTAGGCGATCAACCTCGTGCATTAGCTGATACAGTGTACGCTGCTGCTCAGCACATCGATCAATTGGAAAAGATTTTACCTCGAGTAAAAGAAATTGCTCACAAACACCGTAGTTTGAATGTAAAACCTGAGCACTATCCAATTGTCGGGGAATATTTACTTATTGCGATTAAGGATGTACTTGGAGAAAATGCGACAGACGAGATTATCGAAGCGTGGGGAGAAGCCTACGGACTTATTGCTGATGTGTTTATTCAAGTTGAAGATGGAATGTATAAAGAAACGGCAAGGCAGGAAGGCGGATGGACGGGTTTCCGCAATTTCAGTGTCATTAAAAAAGTAAGAGAAAGTGACGTCATCACATCCTTTTATTTGAAGCCTGCGGACGGCGAAGCTGTTCCTTCGTATCTGCCTGGCCAGTACTTGACTATTAAGGCGGAAATAGAAGGAGACCAATATGATCATCTTAGACAATACAGTTTATCAGACGCCCCAGGAAAAGATTATTACCGGATCAGCGTCAAACGAGAAGATGGTCTAGAGGAAAAACCGGCAGGAGTCGTATCAACCTGGCTGCATCAAGAAGTAGAAGAAGGAGATGTGCTGCCAGTCAGTGCTCCAGCAGGAGATTTTCATTTGGATCTCTCTACAAAAAGACCACTAGTATTGATTAGTGGAGGTGTAGGCTTCACACCTTTATTGAGTATGCTGAATACGGTGAAGGAAAATTATCCGGAAAGAGACATCTATTTCATTCATGCGGCACGTAACGGATCCGTTCATGCGCTTAAAGAGGAAATGGTCCTTGGAGGGCATGGAAAGACGATGTTTATCTATGAAAATCCGAACGCCACGGATCTCCAGGAGAAAGCTTATGATAAAGGTGGATATATTGACCTTGAATGGCTGAAGAGAAGTGTTCCACATGAATCTGAGTTCTATTTCTGTGGTCCTAAAGGATTCATGAAAGCAATCTATCAATCATTACGTCAGTGGGAAGTTCCAGAGTCACAGATTCATTTCGAATTCTTTGGACCAAAAGGAAGTTTAGAAGCATAA
- a CDS encoding histidine phosphatase family protein → MTTIYVTRHGQTKWNLEGRMQGRQDSPLTPLGEKQARWLGARLKEVTLSSIHTSSSGRTKQTAEQIRGERELPIIENHSWKEIDLGPWEGRLKNEVEKEDPDRFHHFWNKPASYLPDDGETYQDVIQRAGNELEKLALSQEGKSILLVTHAVVLKALLAYVSEKSLEDFWSGAYMHSTSLTILEKENGRWKVKLEGDTTHYPS, encoded by the coding sequence ATGACGACCATCTATGTGACAAGACACGGACAAACCAAATGGAATTTAGAAGGACGCATGCAGGGAAGACAGGACTCCCCTCTCACTCCTTTAGGGGAGAAACAAGCCAGGTGGCTCGGAGCCAGGCTAAAAGAAGTAACGTTATCTTCGATCCATACGAGCTCAAGCGGGCGAACGAAACAAACGGCCGAGCAGATTCGTGGCGAACGTGAACTTCCTATTATAGAAAACCACAGTTGGAAGGAAATTGACCTCGGTCCTTGGGAAGGCAGGCTTAAGAATGAGGTCGAGAAAGAAGACCCTGACCGGTTCCATCACTTTTGGAATAAGCCTGCCTCCTACCTTCCGGATGATGGAGAAACATATCAGGATGTCATTCAAAGAGCAGGCAATGAACTTGAGAAATTAGCCCTCTCTCAAGAAGGTAAGTCCATCCTTTTGGTCACTCATGCTGTTGTTTTAAAAGCATTGCTTGCTTATGTATCAGAAAAATCACTTGAAGACTTCTGGTCAGGAGCGTACATGCATTCCACGTCTCTTACCATTTTGGAAAAAGAGAACGGCCGTTGGAAGGTGAAACTCGAAGGCGATACGACCCACTATCCCTCATGA
- a CDS encoding YybS family protein: protein MNNTKRITEGALMTGIYLLLLLVIIFLPGIIGSILLFTLPVPFVFYSYRHGWKAGLLMFVASIIFTTLFATVVSLPVTLLAGVGGLFLGGAMHKERSPYETWAIGSVGFIIGIVGIYLVTQLFFGINWMDQIRESLNQAFTMTENMFGGMLQGEDSEQQLELIREQINRLPDIVPSILAITGISFAIVSQWLTYKLINRIENKKFKFATFRNFRLPTSVLWYYFVAMIVHYVTIEGNGIFYLAAINVFTLTGILIALQGFSFIFFYAHMKKWSKAIPAVAIVLSLLLPQILLYLVRILGIIDIGFPLRKRVEEKK, encoded by the coding sequence ATGAATAACACGAAGAGAATTACGGAAGGGGCTTTAATGACAGGCATTTATCTGCTATTGTTATTGGTAATTATTTTCCTGCCAGGGATCATAGGATCGATTCTATTATTTACCCTGCCTGTTCCGTTCGTATTTTATAGTTACCGGCATGGATGGAAAGCCGGACTGCTGATGTTTGTCGCATCAATTATATTTACAACCCTGTTTGCGACAGTCGTCTCTCTCCCTGTCACCCTTCTTGCTGGAGTTGGCGGTCTCTTTCTCGGTGGGGCCATGCATAAGGAGCGCTCCCCATACGAAACATGGGCGATCGGTTCCGTCGGCTTTATTATTGGAATAGTAGGTATTTACTTAGTGACACAGCTGTTTTTCGGCATCAATTGGATGGATCAAATCCGAGAGAGTCTGAATCAAGCGTTCACGATGACAGAAAACATGTTTGGCGGAATGTTACAAGGTGAAGACTCGGAACAACAACTGGAATTGATCAGGGAACAAATTAATAGGCTGCCTGATATCGTCCCAAGTATCTTGGCTATTACAGGAATCAGCTTTGCTATTGTCAGTCAATGGCTGACGTACAAACTGATTAATCGGATTGAGAATAAAAAATTTAAGTTTGCGACTTTCCGTAATTTCCGTTTGCCAACGTCCGTTTTGTGGTATTACTTTGTGGCTATGATTGTGCATTATGTGACAATAGAAGGAAATGGAATATTTTATTTAGCAGCGATTAACGTTTTTACACTGACAGGGATCCTTATTGCTTTGCAGGGATTTTCATTCATATTCTTTTATGCCCATATGAAAAAATGGTCCAAAGCTATACCGGCTGTTGCGATTGTTCTTTCCTTGCTTCTTCCGCAAATCCTGCTGTACCTTGTACGAATCTTGGGTATAATTGATATAGGATTTCCGTTACGGAAGCGTGTGGAAGAGAAGAAATAA
- a CDS encoding pyridoxal-phosphate-dependent aminotransferase family protein, which yields MKREWDLLHTPGPTPIPPSVERAMNQPMIGHRGQKCKELLKDIAPRLKPVFGTSGEVLVLTGSGTSALEAAVVNTTQPGDEVIVVVAGAFGDRFAQICETYELNVHRIDVEWGKAVTVEQVESVLQSAEEPKAVFLTHCETSTGVMHPVEKVAERVKQLSDSLVIVDGVSSIGGAKIDMDRSGIDLVVSGSQKAMMLPPGLAFVAVGDQAWEAINQNERPRFYLDLKTYNKRLSEGQTPFTPALSLLFGLDEVLRLMEEEGLEQVFERHQTMKAMTRAAAEAMNLPLLVSEEDASSTVTSIKPTTFDAEELRKTANEEFGLILAGGQKHMKGEIFRIGHMGYSRPADVLRYISILEVILKRLGHPFESGKGSAAVQEAYLNGIKELK from the coding sequence ATGAAACGTGAATGGGATCTATTGCATACGCCTGGGCCTACCCCAATCCCGCCTAGCGTCGAGCGTGCAATGAACCAGCCGATGATCGGTCATAGAGGTCAAAAGTGTAAGGAGCTTTTAAAAGATATTGCTCCCCGTTTAAAACCAGTATTTGGTACAAGTGGAGAAGTCCTTGTTTTAACAGGCAGCGGGACTTCAGCTTTAGAAGCAGCTGTCGTGAATACGACACAGCCTGGAGATGAAGTCATTGTTGTTGTCGCTGGAGCCTTTGGAGACCGCTTTGCTCAAATTTGTGAGACGTACGAATTGAATGTGCACCGCATTGATGTCGAATGGGGGAAAGCGGTGACTGTCGAACAAGTAGAGTCGGTGCTTCAATCAGCCGAAGAACCAAAAGCTGTATTCTTAACTCATTGTGAAACATCCACTGGCGTTATGCATCCGGTAGAAAAAGTTGCAGAACGTGTCAAACAGCTCAGTGATTCTCTTGTGATCGTTGATGGAGTCTCTTCGATCGGAGGAGCAAAAATCGATATGGATCGTTCTGGAATCGATCTCGTAGTCTCCGGCTCGCAAAAAGCGATGATGCTTCCGCCAGGTCTTGCTTTTGTTGCTGTTGGAGATCAAGCTTGGGAAGCGATCAACCAGAACGAGCGTCCACGTTTCTATTTAGATCTTAAAACTTACAACAAACGCTTAAGTGAAGGGCAGACCCCTTTCACACCGGCTTTATCCCTTCTCTTTGGTTTGGATGAAGTGTTACGTCTAATGGAAGAAGAAGGCCTGGAACAAGTGTTTGAACGTCATCAAACGATGAAGGCAATGACTCGTGCAGCAGCAGAAGCTATGAATCTTCCTCTATTAGTCTCTGAAGAAGATGCTTCTTCCACTGTTACTTCTATTAAACCGACAACTTTTGATGCAGAGGAACTTCGTAAAACAGCGAACGAAGAATTCGGACTCATTTTAGCAGGCGGGCAAAAACATATGAAAGGTGAAATATTCAGGATTGGTCATATGGGATATTCTCGTCCTGCGGATGTTTTACGTTACATTAGTATTTTAGAAGTCATTCTCAAGCGTTTAGGCCATCCTTTTGAAAGTGGAAAAGGAAGTGCCGCTGTACAAGAAGCGTATTTGAACGGAATAAAGGAGTTGAAATAA
- a CDS encoding DHH family phosphoesterase produces the protein MPNFFKKPTMSGHLWIIYLISLILLGFIWFYQWMLGLMMTLFLAASIFYSVRTEQNMINETEEYISTLSYRVKKVGEEALLEMPIGIILFSENFTVEWANPYMNRFTDQDTIVGKSLKDISDQLIQPIKDDQDEVWINVDGYKLQTIIKKKERLLYLFDRTKQTEISNLYQNEQTVLSIIFLDNYEEITQGMDDTAKSHINSQVTSILNKWAGDFGIYLKRTSQERFLAVMNQEILHSLEKAKFEILDEVRELITDQNVPLTLSFGIGVGPVNLPELGELAQSSLDLALGRGGDQVAIKDDSGKVRFYGGKTNPMEKRTRVRARVISHAMKELVQESEKVLIMGHKSPDMDSIGASIGILKIAQANDKKGAIVLDPDDIDTGVQRMVEEIEKDEDLWPHFITPEDAIEEVTNDTLLVVVDTHKPSLVMEEKLLSKTEHVVVIDHHRRAEEFISDPTLVYMEPYASSTAELVTELLEYQPKKLKLSMLESTALLAGIIVDTKSFTLRTGSRTFDAASYLRSKGADTVQVQKFMKEDLDVYVKRSKLIEKASIYRDGIAISTGDTGQTYGPVIIAQAADTLLTMSGIVASFVISERSDGRIGISARSLGDINVQVIMERMNGGGHLTNAATQLEDTTIEDAKALLQDIIDEYFEGGESE, from the coding sequence ATGCCTAATTTTTTTAAAAAACCAACGATGAGCGGTCATTTATGGATTATCTATCTGATCTCACTCATCCTGCTCGGGTTCATATGGTTTTACCAATGGATGCTTGGATTAATGATGACATTATTCCTTGCAGCATCCATTTTCTATAGTGTCCGCACAGAGCAGAATATGATCAATGAGACAGAAGAATATATATCAACGCTATCCTACAGGGTCAAAAAGGTAGGAGAAGAGGCGTTGTTGGAAATGCCGATCGGGATCATTTTGTTCAGTGAGAATTTCACTGTTGAATGGGCCAATCCTTACATGAACAGGTTTACGGATCAGGATACAATCGTCGGCAAATCGTTGAAGGATATATCCGATCAGCTCATCCAGCCGATCAAGGATGATCAGGATGAGGTTTGGATCAATGTTGATGGATATAAGCTTCAGACAATTATTAAGAAAAAAGAGCGTTTGCTTTATTTATTCGATCGGACGAAGCAAACAGAGATTTCTAATCTCTATCAAAATGAACAGACGGTATTATCGATTATTTTCCTGGATAACTATGAAGAGATCACTCAGGGGATGGATGATACAGCTAAAAGTCATATTAACTCCCAGGTGACATCCATTTTGAACAAATGGGCTGGAGATTTCGGGATCTATTTGAAGCGGACCTCACAAGAACGGTTCCTTGCTGTGATGAATCAAGAAATTCTTCATTCTCTGGAGAAAGCCAAATTTGAGATCCTCGATGAAGTAAGAGAGTTGATCACAGATCAGAATGTGCCGCTAACCCTTAGTTTCGGAATCGGAGTCGGCCCTGTCAATCTTCCAGAGCTCGGCGAACTGGCGCAGTCCAGCCTGGACCTTGCACTTGGACGAGGCGGGGATCAGGTGGCGATTAAGGATGATTCGGGTAAAGTACGTTTCTATGGTGGAAAGACAAATCCGATGGAAAAACGTACACGCGTGCGAGCAAGGGTGATTTCCCACGCTATGAAGGAACTTGTCCAAGAGAGTGAGAAGGTCCTGATCATGGGGCATAAATCGCCTGATATGGATTCTATCGGCGCTTCAATCGGGATATTAAAGATTGCGCAAGCCAACGATAAAAAAGGTGCTATCGTACTGGATCCTGATGATATTGATACAGGTGTACAGCGAATGGTAGAAGAGATCGAGAAAGATGAAGATTTATGGCCTCATTTCATTACTCCTGAGGATGCTATCGAAGAAGTGACCAACGATACGCTTCTTGTCGTCGTGGATACACACAAACCTTCTCTCGTGATGGAAGAGAAGCTGCTATCGAAAACGGAGCATGTCGTTGTCATCGACCACCACCGGCGCGCAGAGGAGTTCATTTCCGATCCAACGCTTGTGTATATGGAACCATATGCTTCCTCTACGGCAGAGCTCGTAACAGAACTGCTTGAATATCAGCCGAAGAAACTGAAGCTTTCCATGCTTGAATCAACAGCATTGTTAGCGGGAATTATCGTAGATACGAAAAGTTTCACCTTAAGAACTGGGTCGAGAACATTTGATGCGGCCTCTTATTTACGTTCTAAAGGAGCCGATACCGTTCAAGTCCAGAAATTTATGAAGGAAGATTTGGACGTTTATGTGAAACGAAGCAAACTAATTGAAAAAGCATCCATCTACAGAGATGGGATTGCCATATCGACCGGCGATACAGGCCAAACGTACGGCCCTGTTATCATTGCACAGGCCGCCGATACGTTACTGACGATGAGTGGGATCGTCGCGTCTTTTGTCATATCAGAACGAAGTGACGGACGCATTGGCATCAGTGCCCGCTCTCTTGGGGATATCAATGTCCAGGTAATCATGGAACGAATGAACGGCGGCGGACACCTAACCAATGCAGCGACTCAATTAGAAGACACAACGATTGAAGATGCAAAAGCATTGTTGCAAGATATTATTGACGAATATTTTGAAGGGGGAGAATCAGAATGA
- a CDS encoding peptide ABC transporter substrate-binding protein, protein MLVLVLSACSGGDSGTSSESGGEGSGDSSAKQEITVTAKSEIPSMDPSLITDSVGFQWAGETLEGLYRLDENSNLTEGMAKEGTVSDDGLTWTFKLRDAQWSNGDPVTANDFVYSWRRAVDPDVGSEYGPYFLGGIIKNASAISNGEKDIEELGVKAVDDKTLEVQLEKPVPYFKSMTVFVTFMPLNQSYVEEQGENFATEAEYTLSNGPFKMTSWNHGEGWTVEKNEDYWDAEAVQLEKINAKVIKEVSTGVNLYESGELDQTELNAEFVDQYKTNEAFNIAEKPYLYFFKFNQEANEALANVDARKAISYAIDRQSLVDVILNDGSVPAEGYVPSNFVSMPNSEKDFREAQGPLVESNEEKAKEHWSKALEALGTDSVTIELMGDDTGTSKNVMAYYKDQLESKLDGLTIEVVEVPFKERVRRDSASEFEMEAATWGPDYVDPNTYLNMYLTDGQNNNMNYSNPEYDALIEKANGEYAQDPEKRYETFLEAEQLLLEEDAAVAPIYQDAKAQLFRPSIKGVFTTATGPEFEFKWAYVEE, encoded by the coding sequence ATGCTGGTCCTAGTTTTATCCGCATGTAGTGGGGGAGACAGCGGAACATCATCAGAGAGCGGTGGAGAAGGTAGCGGAGATTCCAGCGCTAAACAAGAGATCACCGTTACAGCAAAAAGTGAAATCCCAAGTATGGACCCTTCTTTAATTACAGACTCAGTGGGTTTCCAGTGGGCTGGAGAAACACTTGAAGGACTCTATAGACTTGATGAGAACAGCAATCTGACAGAAGGAATGGCCAAAGAGGGCACTGTCAGTGATGATGGATTGACATGGACATTTAAACTGCGCGATGCACAATGGTCCAACGGAGATCCTGTCACAGCGAACGATTTCGTCTATTCCTGGAGAAGGGCAGTCGATCCTGATGTAGGATCGGAATACGGTCCTTATTTCCTTGGTGGAATCATTAAAAATGCATCAGCCATTAGTAATGGCGAAAAAGATATAGAAGAATTAGGCGTAAAAGCTGTTGACGATAAGACTCTTGAAGTACAGCTTGAAAAACCTGTTCCATACTTCAAGTCCATGACCGTTTTCGTAACGTTCATGCCTTTGAACCAAAGCTATGTTGAAGAACAAGGGGAAAACTTTGCAACAGAAGCTGAATACACACTTTCTAACGGTCCGTTCAAAATGACTTCATGGAACCACGGTGAAGGGTGGACTGTTGAGAAGAACGAAGATTATTGGGATGCAGAAGCGGTACAACTTGAAAAAATCAACGCAAAAGTTATCAAAGAAGTATCTACAGGGGTAAACCTTTATGAATCTGGTGAACTGGATCAGACAGAATTGAATGCGGAATTCGTTGATCAGTACAAGACAAATGAAGCTTTCAATATCGCTGAAAAACCTTATCTATATTTCTTCAAGTTCAACCAGGAAGCAAACGAAGCTTTAGCCAATGTGGATGCGCGTAAAGCCATCTCCTATGCAATTGATCGCCAATCTCTTGTTGACGTGATTCTAAATGATGGATCCGTACCTGCTGAAGGTTATGTACCATCTAACTTTGTTTCTATGCCTAACAGTGAAAAAGATTTCCGTGAAGCCCAGGGGCCTCTTGTGGAATCTAATGAAGAAAAAGCAAAAGAACATTGGAGCAAGGCTTTAGAGGCATTAGGCACAGACTCTGTGACCATCGAACTTATGGGTGATGACACAGGTACTTCGAAGAATGTTATGGCTTACTATAAAGATCAGCTTGAGTCTAAACTTGATGGTTTGACTATCGAAGTTGTGGAAGTTCCATTTAAAGAGCGTGTACGTCGTGACAGTGCGTCTGAATTCGAAATGGAAGCTGCTACATGGGGTCCTGACTATGTAGACCCGAACACGTACTTAAACATGTACCTGACTGATGGACAGAACAATAACATGAACTATTCAAACCCAGAATATGATGCTCTTATTGAAAAAGCGAATGGGGAGTATGCGCAGGATCCAGAGAAACGTTATGAAACGTTCTTAGAAGCAGAACAACTTCTACTTGAAGAAGATGCTGCCGTAGCTCCAATCTATCAGGATGCGAAAGCTCAACTATTCCGTCCTTCAATTAAAGGAGTATTTACAACAGCAACAGGGCCAGAATTTGAATTCAAATGGGCTTATGTAGAAGAATAA
- the serA gene encoding phosphoglycerate dehydrogenase: MFRVLISDPLSEDGIRPLLDAEDVEAVMDPSLSHEELLEAVSKSHALIVRSQTQVTREVIEHAPELKVIGRAGVGVDNIDLDAATENGVVVVNAPDGNTISTAEHTMAMLMSLARNIPQAYHQLKQKKWERKKFVGVELKDKTIGIVGFGRIGMEVAQRAKGHRMKVIAYDPFLNKEKADKAGVNHGTLQEVLQQADFLTVHTPLIEATKHLIDKEAIQLMKPGARILNCARGGIIEEDALYDAIKSGKIAGAALDVFEEEPAIDHPLLDLEEVIATPHLGASTVEAQENVATDVSFDVMELLRGGSVKNPVNMPSVSSEMMDKLFPYFQLSERLGAFLSRVVNGTLERVSVYYSGELLDVDTMPLTRIAVKGILQRHIGNRVNDVNAFKTASDKGIVINEQKSTSTKGFTNLVTVEIETDQEKRSIAGTLLNGLGARIVQLDQYSIDVVPEGHLVVIHHTDQPGAIGHVGSLLATHHVNIATMQVGRTNVGGEAVMVLTVDKEVEGDCHEQLTEIDDIKQVQCLTLS; the protein is encoded by the coding sequence ATGTTTCGTGTACTGATTAGCGATCCGTTAAGTGAAGATGGCATTCGTCCCCTTTTAGATGCAGAAGATGTAGAAGCGGTTATGGATCCATCCCTTTCCCATGAAGAATTATTAGAAGCAGTTAGTAAGTCTCATGCACTGATTGTTAGGAGTCAGACTCAGGTAACGAGAGAAGTCATCGAGCATGCTCCTGAATTGAAGGTTATCGGTCGTGCCGGTGTTGGTGTCGATAACATCGACTTAGATGCTGCAACAGAGAACGGAGTTGTGGTGGTTAACGCTCCGGATGGTAATACAATCTCTACAGCAGAGCATACGATGGCCATGCTTATGTCACTTGCGAGAAATATTCCACAAGCCTACCATCAGCTGAAGCAGAAAAAATGGGAACGTAAAAAGTTTGTAGGTGTTGAGCTGAAAGATAAAACGATCGGTATCGTAGGCTTTGGACGGATTGGTATGGAAGTAGCCCAGCGTGCAAAAGGCCACCGCATGAAAGTCATCGCTTACGATCCATTCTTGAACAAAGAGAAAGCAGATAAGGCGGGTGTGAATCATGGTACTCTTCAAGAAGTTCTACAACAGGCAGACTTCTTAACGGTACACACGCCTTTAATAGAAGCAACAAAACATTTAATCGATAAAGAAGCGATTCAACTGATGAAGCCTGGCGCAAGAATTCTAAACTGTGCGCGTGGCGGTATCATTGAAGAGGATGCGCTTTACGATGCGATTAAGAGCGGGAAGATTGCAGGGGCTGCACTTGATGTGTTTGAAGAAGAGCCAGCGATTGATCACCCATTATTGGACTTGGAAGAAGTGATTGCAACGCCGCACTTAGGAGCGAGTACGGTCGAAGCACAGGAAAACGTGGCGACAGATGTCAGCTTTGATGTGATGGAATTGCTGCGTGGAGGCTCTGTGAAGAACCCTGTGAACATGCCTTCTGTCTCTTCTGAAATGATGGATAAACTGTTCCCATATTTCCAGCTTTCCGAACGATTGGGAGCTTTCTTATCAAGAGTCGTAAACGGAACGTTAGAGCGTGTTAGTGTTTATTATTCTGGTGAACTATTAGATGTAGATACAATGCCGCTTACGAGAATCGCTGTAAAAGGAATTCTTCAGCGTCATATCGGAAACAGAGTCAATGATGTTAATGCCTTTAAGACTGCATCCGATAAAGGGATTGTCATCAATGAACAGAAATCAACTTCCACAAAAGGCTTTACGAACTTGGTCACCGTTGAGATTGAGACCGATCAAGAAAAACGCAGTATAGCAGGAACGCTGCTTAACGGTCTTGGAGCCCGTATCGTCCAGCTCGATCAATATTCAATTGACGTCGTTCCAGAAGGTCATTTGGTTGTGATCCATCATACCGACCAGCCTGGAGCTATCGGACATGTAGGTAGCTTGCTTGCCACTCATCATGTGAATATCGCCACGATGCAGGTTGGTCGTACGAATGTCGGTGGAGAAGCGGTTATGGTGCTTACAGTAGACAAAGAAGTCGAAGGAGACTGTCACGAACAGTTAACGGAGATTGACGATATTAAACAAGTTCAGTGCTTAACTTTATCCTAA
- a CDS encoding histidinol-phosphatase HisJ family protein, translating to MRTDYHVHMAETGNLDVEYLKTYIEKAREEGIEELGISEHAYFFHETSDILSNPWVNNRRTLDFKTYQDMFDEAEKQGLPIKMGIEMDYMPGKEKEMEKFISSRPFDYVIGSVHWIDDWGIDLAIYRDEYEKRDLHEVYRQYFDRVVTLAESGLFDFVGHIDVIKVFGYEPDDREFLRDQYRRAAKALASTDTCIEISTAGLRKPVGKLYPDPELLQICKNEGVGIVLCSDAHKPDHIGHRYEEAIDLAKSVGYEEVHVFKDRKATKHPIG from the coding sequence ATGAGGACTGATTATCATGTACACATGGCTGAGACTGGGAATTTGGATGTAGAGTATTTAAAGACTTACATAGAAAAAGCGAGAGAAGAGGGCATCGAAGAGCTGGGTATTTCAGAACATGCTTATTTCTTCCATGAAACGAGCGATATCCTTTCCAACCCCTGGGTCAACAATCGACGTACACTCGATTTCAAAACCTATCAAGACATGTTTGACGAGGCTGAAAAACAAGGACTGCCGATAAAAATGGGAATTGAAATGGACTATATGCCAGGAAAAGAGAAAGAAATGGAAAAATTCATCTCGTCCCGTCCTTTCGATTACGTAATCGGATCTGTCCATTGGATTGATGACTGGGGCATAGACCTTGCCATTTACCGTGATGAATACGAGAAACGCGACCTCCATGAAGTGTACCGTCAATATTTCGACAGAGTCGTCACTCTCGCCGAATCCGGTTTATTTGATTTTGTCGGGCATATCGATGTTATAAAAGTCTTCGGTTATGAACCAGATGATCGAGAATTTCTAAGAGATCAATACAGAAGAGCAGCCAAAGCCCTGGCATCGACTGATACTTGTATTGAAATCAGTACAGCTGGTTTACGTAAGCCAGTCGGGAAACTTTATCCAGATCCAGAACTCTTGCAAATTTGTAAAAATGAAGGTGTTGGAATCGTTCTCTGTTCGGATGCCCATAAACCTGACCATATCGGCCACCGATATGAGGAAGCGATCGACTTAGCTAAATCCGTCGGATACGAGGAAGTTCACGTATTTAAAGACCGAAAAGCAACGAAGCATCCAATCGGATAA